From Bacteroidota bacterium:
CAATTATGGTCTCACGCATGCGACGTTCCACCATATTATTTAATACTCTATTATATTCCAAAGTATAAGAACGACTATAAACTCTCACAGTTGTATTTCCTCTTGCTTCGTAACTATATTTTTGATCGGATGGAAATGTTTTGCTCAATTCTTTTTCTAATAACAACACACTATCGCTCATCTGATGACTCTGCAAAACAATCTCCCAAATGCGTTCATTAACGTCGGGAATATATTCTGCTTTGCCTGCGAGATAATCAAAATTTTCACCTATCATTTCAGGAATTCTCGATTCCCAAAAACCATGAATGCCATGTTGATCTGTAAGCTGCCCGTTATAATTTTCTGTGCAATGCAATGGCACATGTGCATCTGCAATATAGTGTCCGATTTCTGCTGTATTGCGCAAAATATTTTTTACATCTTTCTTTTCAAACGATTCAGTAAGCCAATACATCATACGCTCTACATGCCAGGGAACTATGCCATACGCCTGCAAACTATCTTCTGTATATTTTTCTACCGCATCAAACCAATTGCGTGGTAAATTTTCAAATGGATACACACCGTAATGATCAATATCTAAATAATGTTTTGGTGCTTCATTCGCAACAGCATATCTTCTTTTATCCGGATCAACTGAATGTTCAGCTACATAATCAATATGTGGTTTATAAAATGCAAACAATTCTTCGGGCAAAGTAAATAGTGCCATTTCATTTATGCGTTGATGTCCCCAAAATCCCCAGGGTGGATTTGTACTTTGCACTTGTAACAGACAAGTGATTATAAACAGTGATGTAATAATTTTTTTCAAGATAAGCTGTTTATCGAATCTAAAATTATTGTGCAAGTAAATTTAATTTCTTCTTCACTAATAATAAGTGGCGGTGCAATGCGCATGCAATCATCTGCAAATAAAAACCAATCTGTCATTACACCATTTTCAATACACTTTTGCACCACTTTTAAATTCAATGTGGTGTTTTCAAAATCAATTGCTATCAGCAAACCACTATTGCGCACTTCCTTTATTTTCGGATGTATTAAAAACGATTTAAATAATTGCGCTTTACTTTCTGCTTGTTCAAATAATTTCTCTTCCACTATTACTTTTAAAGAAGCTAATGCAGCAGCACAAGAAACCGGATGTCCACCAAATGTATTGATATGACCTAACACCGGATTATGCGTAAACGTCTGCATCATTTCATGCGATGCGATAAATGCACCCAGCGGCATACCACCACCAAATGCTTTTGCCAAAACCAATACATCGGGAATTACATGCTGTTTTTCAAAAGCAAATAATTTTCCTGTGCGTCCACAACCTGTTTGTATTTCATCAAAAATTAATAGTGTGTTTGTTGCTTTACAACGTTTTCGAATTGCTTGCAAATAATTTTCATGAGGCAATATTACACCTGCTTCTGCCTGCACAGCTTCCATAATTACGCAAGCAGTTTTTTCGGTAATATTTTCAATTTGATCAAACACATTAAAATCTAAAATACGGTTGTCGGGGATTAAAGGACGAAATGTATTTTTTCTTTCTTCAGTATTTCCTAAACTCAATGCACCTGCAGTGGAACCGTGATACGAATTTTTAAAAGAAATAATCTCTGTGCGACCTGTAACTCTTTTTGCAAGTTTTAAAGCGCCTTCAATTGCTTCACTTCCTGAGTTGACATAATATACCGATGATAAATTTTCAGGCAATAGATCTGTTAAATATTTAGCCAACTCCACCTGAGGTGATTGTATTAATTCACCATATACTAATAAGTGTGTGTATTTATCTAATTGTTGAATGATTGCATTTTTAATTGCGGGATGATTATGCCCGAGATTAGAAACTGAAATCCCTGCAATGAGATCCAAATAAATTTTTCCGTCAACATCAAAAAGTTTACACCCTTCCGCTTTCACAATTTCCAATGCTAAAGGACTTGGACTTGTCTGTGCAACATGTTGCAAAAAAAGTGTTCGCAAATTCATTCTGTAAAACTGCAAAAGAAATTTTAAGCCATCTGTGATTTGTGAAAAATAAATAGCCACGAATGCACGAATAGTATTTGAATACATCTATTAAGTAGTAATACCATTCGTATTACTCTTAGTTATCCTCTTTTATGAAATAAAAAAAAGGCTTGCTGTATTAGCAAGCCCTGATATTTATTATAAATTATTACAGTTGATTTTTATTACTGCATAATTCCATAACTGCGTTTTACAAATGCAGTAAGATCATTTCCTTTCAACATACCTTGCGATAATAAAGCAAGATCATGTAATTGTTTTGCAGCAGCTTCCTGTGCATCACCTTCTAATTTTAAAAGTTTGCTTATCAACGGATGATTAGAATTCACAACCAAATTATATTGATCCGGCATTTGCGCTGCGAAATCCATTCCGTTATACATACTCATTTCTTTCATGCGGCGCATCCATTCACTCTTGGTAATTGAAATCGGATTATCTTCCGGTGATTGTGGAGTCATAACAACAGTTGCTGCATTTTGATCTGCAAATTTTCCAAACAAATCTTTCACTGTATTTTGTTCTTCATCCGAAAGTATAGATTCGGTTTTTTCATCCTTATCAATCAGCATATCGGGTGTGTCGGCATCCACACGTTTGAAATGCACATCCTTTAATTTCTCTTCAATGAAACTGATAAAATGATTATCAATAACTGAATCAATTTTCAACACATCATAACCTCTGTTTATCGCTGCATCTATATACACATGATGCTCTGATTCGTTGGCAGTATAAAGTGCAGTAATAGTATTATTCTTATCTGTTTGATTTGGTTTGATATGCTCTTTGTATTCTTCAAAAGTGAAATATTTATTTTCTGTATTTTGCAACAGACAGAATTTTTCAGCCTTCTCAAAAAACTTCTCATCTGTGAGCATTCCGTATTTTACAATCACACTAATATTTTCCCATTGTTTTTCAAATTCAGCTCTGTCTTTTTTAAACAGCGACTCTAATTTCTCCGCAACTTTTTTAGTGATATATGTATTTATCTTTTTTACATACGGATCACTTTGCAAATAACTACGGGAAACATTTAATGGAATATCCGGTGAATCAATTACACCGTGTAATAATGTGAGCCATTCAGGTACAATCTCTTTCACTTCATCAGTTACAAACACCTGATTGCTGTATAACTGTATTTTATTTTTCTGTGCTTCAAAATTCTTTTTAATTTTTGGGAAATATAAAATTCCGGTTAGGTGAAAAGGATAGTCCACATTCAGATGAATCCAGAACAATGGCTTTTCGCTATAGGGATATAATTCATTATAGAAATTTTTATAATCTTCATCATTCAATTCAGCAGGTTTACTTGTCCATGCAGGATGTGTGTTGTTGATGATCTTATCTTTTTTAATTTTTTTCTCCTCATCGCTTCCTTCTTCCTTCAACGTTTCTTCTTTAGTACCAAACTTTATTGGTATGGGAAGAAATTTGCAATATTTATTCAGTAATGTTTCAATACGAGCATCCTCCAAAAACTCTTTTGAATCGGAATTAATATGCAGAATCACATCTGTACCTCTTTCCTTCTTATCTGTTTCTTCTAAAGTAAATTCAGGATTGCCATCACACTCCCATTTTACAGCGGGTTCATCCTTAAATGATTTGGTAATCAATGTTACTTTATCAGCAACCATAAATGCGCTGTAAAACCCAAGACCAAAATGTCCGATTATAGATTTACCATCTTCTAATCCTTTAAATTTTTCTAAAAATTCATTGGCACTGGAGAATGCTACTTGATTGATATAACGCTTCACTTCATCGGCAGTCATCCCAATACCTTTGTCGGAAATGGTAATTGTTTTTTTCTTTTTATCCACTTTCACTTCAATCGTTAAATCTCCGAGTTCGCCATGTACATCACCTAATGATGAAAGTTTTACTAATTTTTGAGTGGCATCTGTTGCATTGGAAATCAGCTCTCTGAGAAATATTTCATGATCGCTGTAAAGAAATTTTTTAATAATAGGAAAAATATTTTCCGCCTGAACGGCTATAGAACCTTTTTCAACTGACATAATTATTTATTTTAAACATTCTGTTCACAAAGCCCTTGCCATGCGGTTTTGTGCTGACAAATTGTCGGCGATATAAGCTTTGACTTATTACCTTTGCAATAATTAATTTTTCTTATTTTTAAGAGCATGACATCTCCCAATACTATAAAAAATCAACCTGAACTCGACCGTATTCATTTACTGCTGAATCAGATAAAAAGTAATTATACCAATAATGTAATCAGCATTGATAAAGATGCAAAGGAAATAGTAAAGCTTGCCAAAGAAATAAAGGATAAAAATTATGAAGGTCTCGCCAGAATTGAGCAAGCATTTTATGTATGTACTTCAGTAAATAATTATCAAAAATCCATTAAGCTTTGTGAAGATGGATTTAAATTAATGCGCAGTGATTTTAAAAATTTTTATCGCCCGTATTATCATTTAAATATTGGTCGCAATTATCAGATGATGGGTAATCAGGTAAAAGCACAAAATGAATATCTGCGTGCAATTGGGTTATTGGATAATAAGGTAAATATTACCGGCGAAGAAAAACGATGGCTAGCTGCTTCATTATACAATGCATTCATTTTATTTAATCAAGGTGGTGTTGAATTTAATCAGGAAGAATTTTTAGAACGAGCTTATACCTTATATAAAGAGATAGATGAAAAATCGGGATTAGCAAATTGTTATAATTCATTTGCAGTAAAACATTTCAAGAATAATAATGTCGAAAAATCACTTGAATATCTTTTAAAATCTTATGCATTGGCAAAAGAAGGAAAAGCCAACACATATTTATGTATTTATAGTTCTAACATAGGATTATTATATGCACAACTTGGTAATAAAATAAAATCAGAAGAATATTTTCAAACCGCCAAAGAATTAAATGAACTATTAAAAAGCAAGTATCATATCGGGCACATGTATAGTCAAATGGGTGCTGCAAATTATTGCTTAAAACATTACTCTATCGCAATTGAATATTTATTAAAAGCTGAAGAAATTTTTATTGGATTGGGGGTTGAACAATCACTGGGAAGTGTGTATCAAAAACTTGCCGATACCTATTTCCTGATGAATAATTTCGAAAAAGCGTATCAATATGAAGTTAAGTATTGTGAAATGGTAAAACTCCATTTTAATGATGAAAAATTAGCTGCTATTGCAAAAGCACGCAACATGTTTGAGATGGAGAAAAAAGAAAGAGAAGCGGAATTGTTGAAACAAAAAAGTGAACAGATAGGAATTTATGCCAAGCAATTAGAAACATCAAATTACGAACTTCAACACTTTGCCTACGTAGTCTCTCACGATTTACGGGAGCCTTTACGCATGGTGGGTTCGTATGTAACTTTACTTGAGCGCAATTTACAAGGGAAACTGGGTGTGGATGAAAGAGAATTTATGGGATTTATTCTTGACGGCACCAAAACTATGAATCAACTTATAAGCGATGTACTCTCTTATTCTAAAATAAATTTTATCAGCGAAAAGAAAGAAGTGGATTTAAATGATGTATTTATTAAAGTAAAAAAATCGCTGCGCACTCAAGTGCATGAAATAAATTCTCTCATCCACTGCATGCGTTTACCTATTGTGCTTGCGGATGAAACACAAATGTTTCAACTGCTGATGAATCTGCTTGGTAATGCTATGAAATATAATAAAAACACGAAGCCTGAAATTTGGATAAGTCATTCATCGGATAAACAATTACATCACATTATTATTGCTGATAACGGCATTGGTATTCCTGCGGAATTTCGTGAGCGCATATTTTTAATATTCCAACGCTTGCATGCAAAAAACGAATATTCAGGAACTGGAATTGGTTTGGCGATTTGCAAAAAAATTATGGAGCAGTTAAATGGTGAAATTTGGGTGGAAGATGGCACGCATGGCGGATCAGATTTTCATTTAACCATTCCTGTTATGCATACTAAGGAATGATAATAGCGTTATTGCTTTTCAAATAATTTACTATGAAATTTTTTCGATTAATAATTTTTACAATTTTTATTATGCTTGTAATAACATCCTGTACAAGCATCAAACCTTTGGAATATCGTGGACATTCTGATTTTACAATTTCCAATTTATCAGGTACTCCAACCATTAAAACAGATATTCAATTATACAATCCCAACAAATCGGGAATTAAATTAAAATCTACAGAGATAACGGTGTTTGTCAATGCAAAAGAATTGGGAAATGTAATACTTACAGAACCGGTAAAAATAAAAGGACAAAGCACTTTTACATTGCCTTTTATATTTACTACCAGCTATCCAAAATTAGCGGCAGTTGCAATTTCTGATCTCGGTGGATTTTTAAAAGGCGATGATGTTCCTTATAGTGTGGATGGATATTTCATCGTTCAGAAATTTCTGTATAAAAAGAAAATTCCTTTTACGTTTGATGATAAAGTGAAGAAAACAAATTTGAAATTTTGAATGAACAATGTGAGAATGTGCAAATGTGCAAATGTGAGAATGGAATTAGCCGATGAGATGATTAGCCGATTAGCAGATGGGTTTAATGTGAAAATGTGAGCATGTGCAAATGGGAAAAAGCGAAGGCTAATGGCTAAGGCAAAAGCTTGTTTATATTAAAATTGAAAATCAATAGCCCTTGTAAAGAGCATACTCATTATTAATTACTCATCACTGATATTTAATTTACCATTTAACATTTATTATTTACAATTGCATTTTGCTTATTGCTAATTATTTATTCACCACTCACTACTCGCCATTCACTACTTTTACTTTTTGCAGATAATTTGCCGGCACCGACACTTTTAATATTTGATTAATTGCATCAATACGCACAATAAAATGTTTTTCATTTTGCACATCCAACAATTCACCTTCACAATCTTTTAATGGTCCAAAAGTGATTTTTACTTTTTCTCCCGGAGCAAAATCTCCGGCAACAGATTCCATGTGATAACCGGTTTCAATAAAAGTGCGAATAGTTTCAATCTGTTCATTGCGGATAGTTGCATATTTGCCTTCTACACTCACAAAATTTACCACACCTTCTATCATGCGAATACCTGTAAAATCATCAGGACTAATATGCGCAAACATATATCCATTAAAAAGAGGAACAAGCACTTGCTTTCGTCGGTCGCTCCATTGCCGCATCGTTTTTATAAGTGGTAAAAAAACTTCATATTGAAACTTCTCCATACGCTCCAATACTTTTTTTTCAGTACGTGATTTCACATAGAGCACATACCATTTTTTTTCTGAACTGTATTTTATCAGTGCGGGATTTACATTTGTTTTTGCAGCCATACTTGGTTCAGGAAATTCTGGTTACACGTCCGTTTTCTAACTTGTATTGTTGTTTGCTTTCTTCACATTCAGCAATATTATTTGCATCAAATTGCAAACGATGTCCGAACTCGCTCATCCATCCAATATGTTTTGCAGGATTACCTACTACTAATGCAAAAGGTAATACCTCTTTTGTAACCACAGCACCCGCACCAATAAATGCAAACGCACCAATATCATTACCACAAACAATAGTTGCGTTGGCACCAATACTTACACCCTGATGTACATGTGTTTTTGCATATTGCTCTCTGCGATTTACCGCACTGCGTGGGTTAATTACATTTGTAAAAACCATACTCGGCCCTAAAAAAACATCATCATCGCAAATTACTCCGGTATAAATAGATACATTGTTTTGCACCTTTACATTATTGCCCAAAACAACACCCGGAGATACCACTACATTCTGCCCGAGATTACAATTGTTTCCGATAATACAATCCTGCATTACATGACTGAAATGCCAGATTTTTGTGCCTGCACCTATTTTACAACCTGCATCAATTACTGCGGTGTCGTGTGCAAAATATTTTTCTTCTTCCATAATTACTATTAAAATGCAATGGCCAAAAATACATAATTGCAACAGGACACTTACCTTCGCAATGCATTATAAAAAAAATTTAAAATATTAAAGTGCAGCAATCAAGAAATAAAATACGGATAGCAATTTTCGCATCGGGCAGCGGAACAAATGCAGAGAATTGTATGCAGTATTTTGCTCAGCATTCCACAATTGAAATTGCATTAATTGTTACAAATAATTCAGAAGCAGGTGTAATTGAACGAGCTGAGAAATATAATGTGCCCATCTGTATTTTTGAGAAAGCAACATGGAAAAATCCTGAAATAATAATTACAGAATTACAATCACAAAACATTCATTGGATAGTATTAGCAGGTTATTTAAAATTAATCCCGGAGAAACTTATAGAAGAATTTCCTCAACGGATAATTAATATTCATCCTGCACTATTACCGAAATATGGAGGGAGAGGAATGTATGGACACAAAGTGCATGAAGCTGTATTTAACAACAAAGAAAAAGAATCGGGAATTACAATTCATTTTGTAGATGAACATTATGATAATGGCGATATTATTTTTCAAAAGTCATTTCCAATTTCCGAAACAGATACACCGGAATCCATAGAAAAAAAAGTGAGAGAATTGGAGTTTGCTTATTTACCGGAAGTTATTGAAAAAGCTGTTTTAAATTGACAGTTGACAGTTGACAATGAAAAAAAAGTTTCGGGTTTCGAGTTTCAACTTTCGTGTTTCAAAATTACTGTTAACCAGCCATCGCCATTAGCCTTAGCTATCGCTTTTTTTAAACAATTCTACAATTCTACAATTCTACAGTTCTACAATTCTCCATCCATCAGCTAATCGGCTAATCAACAAATCAGCTAATCATTTTTGTTTCGTAGCTTTGGAATAACACAAAATGCTTTTAGACAATTTCCATCGCAATCATAATTATTTGCGGATATCATTAACGGATAACTGCAATTTTCGCTGTACGTATTGTATGCCCGACGAAGACATGCAATTTCATCCGGAGGATAAGTTGATGCAGGCAGATGAAATATTTTCTTTTGCAAAAATTTTTACTGATTTAGGTGTAAATAAAATCAGATTAACAGGTGGCGAACCCTTGGTGAGAAAAGATGCAGAACAAATAATTACCCAGTTAGCTACTTTAAAAACTGATCTCTCCATTACCACAAATGCATTTCTAGTTGACAGATACATTAGCACATTTCAGAAAGCAGGAATGCGTTCACTCAATGTGAGTTTAGATACTTTGGATGCAGATAAATTTGCAATGATTACCCGCAGAAATAAATTCAATACCATTTGGAATAATATCGAATTATTATTAGCAGCAAATTTCCATGTGAAATTAAATTGTGTGGTGATGCGTGGCGTAAATGATGCTGAAATTAATGACTTTGTACAGCTCACCAAAAACTTGCCATTGCATATTCGCTTTATTGAATTTATGCCATTCACGGGTAATCATTGGCAACATGAAAAAGTATTTACTTACCATCAAATGCTGGAGACAATTGCCAATGAATTTGAGTTTATAAAATTGCAAGATGGAAAGCATGATACTGCAAAAAAATATAAAGTATTAAATCATGCCGGCACCTTTGCAGTAATCAGTACCATGAGTGCTCCTTTCTGTAGTTCTTGTAACCGCATGCGATTAACTGCAGATGGTAAAATGAAAAATTGTCTATTCTCCAAAACAGAAACCGATTTATTATCTGCATTGCGCAATGGAGAAGATATAGAAAGTTTAATCAGGAAAAATATTCTTGATAAAAAGAAATGTTAGGCGGACAGTTTACTCCGCAATTTCAAGAAATAGATGCAGAAGAAATTAAAAACCGCAGTATGATTTCCATCGGCGGATAAAGAAAATGTTGTAATATGATATCAGTTGAGGAAGCATTGCAGATTATTCGGAATAACACAAGTCCATCACTTATTGAAACTGTGCCTACACATAAAGCAATTTTGCATGTACTTGCCGAAGACATTTTTGCACCCATGGATATTCCACAATTTAATAATTCAGCAATGGATGGTTATGCATTTCGCTTTACTGATTTTTTTAATAATTATCTTATAGTAACGGGTGAAATTGCTGCGGGAGATGCTGCAGATATTGCCTTGCGGACAGGTGAAGCAAAACGTATTTTCACCGGAGCAAAAATGCCGCCGGGTGCAAACACAGTGGTGATGCAAGAGCATGTAAAAACTGATGGCAGTAAACTCACAATTGAAAATAGAGAATTACAACAAGGTAGTAATGTGCGCTTGCGTGGCTCGCAAATACAAATGGGTGAACTTGCAGTTTCAAAAGGATTTTATTTGAATGCAGCAGCAATTGGATTTATTGCTTCTATGGGTTATGATAAAATTTCTGTGTATCGCAAACCGAAAATTCATATCATAGTTACCGGAAATGAATTGATGGCGCCGGGTGAAAAATTAGTGGATGGAAAATTTATGAATCCAATTCCATTATGTTATTAGCAGCATTAAATGCGGTGCATTTTCATAATGTGCAATTGCATTATGTAAAAGATGAAACTGTTGCTCTTTCTCGTTTATTAGAAACACTGCATTCACATTGTGAACTGATATTAATTACTGGTGGAGTTTCTGTTGGCGATCATGATATAGTTACGAAATCAAAAGAAAATCCGCACTTTAATGTGCTATTTCATAGAGTAAAACAAAAGCCGGGCAAACCAATTTTATTCGGAAAATATTATAACACTGCACTATTCGGATTACCTGGTAATCCTGCATCTGTACTTACTTGTTTTTATATGTATGTAATTCCGTGGTTATATCAATTTTGTAATATGCCGCATACATCATTACAAACTGCACAATTGCCATTGAAAAATAATTATTCAAAAAAAGCAGGATTAACACATTTTTTAAAAGGAAAAATTTCTGATAATACTGTTGAAATTTTACAACGACAGGAATCTTATATTTTAAGATCGTTTGCAGATTCTGATTGCTTAATAATTGCAAATGAAGAAAACACGAATTACAACGCCGGCGATTTAATTACTGTGCAGTATTTACCTTTTACTATTTAGCATGGAAATCATTCTATTTTATGTGCTATTATTTGCCGTTGCATTTTTATATGCATCTGTCGGACATGGCGGCGCAAGTGGTTATCTGGCATTGATGGCATTATTTGCATTTGCACCTGAAGTAATGCGACCAACGGCATTGGTATTAAATATTTTTGTTGCATCTGTTGGCGCATATCAATATTATAAACACGGACACTTTAACTGGAAATTATTATGGCCTTTTGCTATTGCATCTGTGCCTGCTTCTTTTATCGGCGGACTGATAAATTTGGATGCAGATTTATATAAAAAAATTCTCGGTGTTTTTTTATTGATTGCAATTATCCGAATGATTTATTCTATTCAAAAAAAAGATGGGGAATTAAAAAAAATTCCAATATTACTTGCACTTATTATCGGTACAGTAATCGGAATATTATCAGGAATGATTGGTATTGGTGGTGGCATTATTTTATCACCAATTATTTTGTTGATGGGATGGGGAAATATGAAACAAACCGCTGCTGTTTCCGCTGTATTTATTTTAGTGAATTCTATCTCCGGACTTTCAGGTCAGTTAATCAGCGGCGTTACGTTTTCAAATAATATGTGGTGGATGGTTGCCATTGCTTTTGCAGGTGGTGCAACAGGCGCATACTTCGGCGCACGACATGCAAAACCGAAAATACTTTCTTATCTGCTTTCATTTGTATTGTTAATTGCAGCAGTGAAGTTGTTGTTTGGAGTTTGAGGAGGTGAATGGTGAAATTGTAGAACAGTGTAGAACTGTAGAACTGTTGAACTGTAGAACTGGAAAAGGCGAAAGCGAAGGCTAAAGCAAAATACAAAGGTAAATGAATGAGCAATGAGCAATGAGCAATAGGCAATAGGCAATAGGCAATAGGCAATTGTAAATTGTAAATTGTAAATTATAAATTGTAAATGAAAAATCCGTAATTATTTTTTTCATTGTCAATTGTCAACTGTCCATTGTCAATTTCCTAAGTCAATAGTCTAAGTTTTTTTTAGCCAATAGCTAACGGCCAAAAGCCAAAAAAATATGCAAATAAATCTTCTCTCCGGTCCTCGAAATATTTCTACTGCAATGATGTACAGTTTTGTCCAGCGCAAGGATACCATTGTGGTGGATGAACCCTTGTATGCGCACTATTTAAAAATCACAGGATTACATCATCCGGGTAGAGAGGAAGTGATGGCTACGCAAGAACAGAATGCAGAAAAAGTTATTCAAAATTTACAAGAACAGAATGCAGAAATTGTATTTGTAAAACACATGACCCACCATCTTGTGCAAACAGATTGGAATTTTTTATTAGCTGCAAAAAACATTATTCTCCTGCGTCATCCTGCTAAAGTATTTCAATCTTATCATAAAGTAATTGCGCATCCTTCAATTGATGATTTGGGAATAAAACAAAGCTTTGCGTTGTATCATTATCTATCTGTACACAATGCGCATTTTATAATTGTTGACTCTGATGATGTTTTAAAAAATCCTGAAATCTTATTGCGAAAAATTTGCAGCAGTTGTGAAATTCCATTTGATAATAATATGCTGGAATGGAAATCCGGACCAATAAAAGAAGATGGTATCTGGGCAAAATACTGGTATGAAAATGTGCATCAATCAACAGGATTTTCTGCTTACTCTCCTGCTATTATTTCTTCTGAAATAGAAAATGAACCGACAGTAATTGAATCAATGAAATATTACAATATACTTTTGCAACACGCAATTAAATAATTACAAATGCAACAACAATACAATCCAAAAAATGAACAGATATATGTTTGGATAGGAGATAAATTATTTCCAAGACATGAAGCTAAAGTTTCTGTATTCGATAGTGTAGTGCAAGGTGGTGATGCTGTTTGGGAAGGACTACGAGTTTACAACGGCAACATATTTTGTTTGAAAGAACATCTCAATCGTTTGCATGATTCTGCACATGCGATGCTATTTCAAAATATTCCTACAAAAGAGTTCATTCAACATGCTATTAATGAAACCTTATTGGCAAATGGAATGCGCAACGATGCACATATCCGATTGACATTAACTCGTGGAGAAAAGATTACTTCAGGAATGGATCCGAGATTAAATCAAAAAGGCTGTACTTTAATTGTGTTGGCAGAATGGAAACGCCCTGTTTATGGCGACAATGGAATTAAACTAATTACATCATCCGTGCGCAGAAATAGTCCGCAGAATTTAGATTCAAAAATCCATCATAATAATTTAATCAATAATATTCTTGCGAAAATAGAAGCCAATATTGCAGGTGCAGATGATGCATTGATGTT
This genomic window contains:
- a CDS encoding sulfotransferase family protein, whose product is MQINLLSGPRNISTAMMYSFVQRKDTIVVDEPLYAHYLKITGLHHPGREEVMATQEQNAEKVIQNLQEQNAEIVFVKHMTHHLVQTDWNFLLAAKNIILLRHPAKVFQSYHKVIAHPSIDDLGIKQSFALYHYLSVHNAHFIIVDSDDVLKNPEILLRKICSSCEIPFDNNMLEWKSGPIKEDGIWAKYWYENVHQSTGFSAYSPAIISSEIENEPTVIESMKYYNILLQHAIK
- a CDS encoding aminotransferase class IV, producing the protein MQQQYNPKNEQIYVWIGDKLFPRHEAKVSVFDSVVQGGDAVWEGLRVYNGNIFCLKEHLNRLHDSAHAMLFQNIPTKEFIQHAINETLLANGMRNDAHIRLTLTRGEKITSGMDPRLNQKGCTLIVLAEWKRPVYGDNGIKLITSSVRRNSPQNLDSKIHHNNLINNILAKIEANIAGADDALMLDNFGFVAETNACNIFMMRNGKIYTPHADACLPGITRKIVIEIAKEENLHLTEKNISLTEMYTADEVFTTGTMGELVAVTEIDGRKIINKNGTLLLQHLQEAYRRKISRFDD